In Lujinxingia sediminis, the sequence CTCGTTTGTGGAGATGTTTCTGCGGGAGGCGCGCATTGTCGCCAGGCTCTCGCACCCCAATGTGGTGCAGATCTACGAGCTGGGACACGAAGCTCAGACCTACCATATCGCGATGGAGTATATTCACGGCTCCACCGTGCGCGAACTCCTGCTGATGAGCCAGGCCGCGAAGGTGAAGGTGCCCTTTGATGTGATCGCATCGATCGGGGTGCAGTCTCTCAGGGGGCTGCATGCGGCCCATGAGCTGCGGGATCTCGACGGGCAACCTCTGGGGCTGGTTCACCGCGATATTTCGCCGCATAACTTGATGTGCACGAGTGATGGGCACGTGAAGTTGCTGGATTTCGGCGTGGCGAAGACCACCACGGCCAGCGTGGAGGCGACGTATTCGGGGAATCTGAAAGGGAAGTTCGCGTACCTCTCGCCGGAGCAGTGTCTGCATGAGGAACTGGACCGTCGCTCGGATGTGTTCGCGATGGGGATTGTGCTGTGGGAGATGTGCGCGATGCGGCGTTTGTTTAAGCGGCGCACAGAGCTCGATATGATGCAGGCGATCATCGGTGGGGATGTGCCGCGACCCTCGCGCTTTCGTCCGGATGTGCCGGAGGCGTTGGAGGAGGTCGTGATGCGCGCGCTGGAGGTCAAGCGCGAGGATCGTTATGAGAGCGCCGAGGCGATGCGGCGGGCGCTTGAGGATGCGGCGCGCAGCGAGGACTTGCAGCTCGGCGAGCGTCCGGTGGCCGCGTATTTAAAGGAGGTCGCCGGGGAGAAGCTTGAGGAGCGGCGTGCGACGGTGGCCAGCGCGTTTGAGAGGGCGCTGACCAGCGATGAGCGCCGGCGCTTGTTGCATATGACCGGGTCGAGTTCGCGCTCGCAGTCGATGCTGGGGCAGGACGACGAAGACGATCTTCCCACAGTGGTAGAGCGGCCGGGGGCGCAGGGGACGACGCCGGGCGTCGCGCGAGGGAAGGCAGCAGATGTGCGGGCGTCGATGGCGAGGGACGCCCGTCCCGGTGCTGATGTGGGTGGGGAGTTTCCGGCGGCGCGATCGGTGGTGATGTCGCCGGGGGGCGAGGGGCAAGCGCAGGAGGCAGGGGGCGATGGGTGGCGAGTGCGAGGGCGGCGACGCCGCAGGC encodes:
- a CDS encoding serine/threonine-protein kinase, which gives rise to MTTTAPPPTLIGRYELLTRLATGGMAELFLARERGLAGLERLVVIKRILPHLADQASFVEMFLREARIVARLSHPNVVQIYELGHEAQTYHIAMEYIHGSTVRELLLMSQAAKVKVPFDVIASIGVQSLRGLHAAHELRDLDGQPLGLVHRDISPHNLMCTSDGHVKLLDFGVAKTTTASVEATYSGNLKGKFAYLSPEQCLHEELDRRSDVFAMGIVLWEMCAMRRLFKRRTELDMMQAIIGGDVPRPSRFRPDVPEALEEVVMRALEVKREDRYESAEAMRRALEDAARSEDLQLGERPVAAYLKEVAGEKLEERRATVASAFERALTSDERRRLLHMTGSSSRSQSMLGQDDEDDLPTVVERPGAQGTTPGVARGKAADVRASMARDARPGADVGGEFPAARSVVMSPGGEGQAQEAGGDGWRVRGRRRRRLGVALVVVAAVVVASALVWVAQREDVIAVSGPPLAMGWAPTVDPSVLQAELAPLHRELERATGRPVPLVITRDYADLAERLTRGEIAAAVLPPMLYVETQRREPGIELLALKEFDGGTSSDALLLVRMNAQITKVADLEGKTFCLVDRFSTSGNFLPRQYLREQGYEPDRFIGQIHWSGDHFQGMRDLIEGTCDAAATYSGAFLSGAEYEIPTGQIRTLAITGHIPQDTVVAGAHVSEDDAELLRRSLLDFDPRQALGVSQLGDNQRITGFSPASDEAFESLREVIEAERLDGESASGDAGL